Proteins co-encoded in one Papaver somniferum cultivar HN1 chromosome 5, ASM357369v1, whole genome shotgun sequence genomic window:
- the LOC113280570 gene encoding uncharacterized protein LOC113280570 has translation MEQDDHHHHEYYACLPQWLESLLDEKFFVPCYIHEDARKNEKNVFCLDCCTSVCTHCCPSIHDSHRLLQVRRYIYKDVLRLDDIQKLIDCSHVQSYTSNGAKVIFINQRPQSRPFRVSGNTCSTCYRSLQERYFFCSLYCKVQHLVKLEGGVSRYLYECDFLPLSEEEGKEEDEFDYDNGMMTPDSVLESPLLSSRTHSGSSTASASGGNLGIDCRTLLSTATTDFVRKKRSSKTGNSSSNNNQYHCSSPEIAAMNRRKGIPQRSPLY, from the exons atggAGCAggatgatcatcatcatcatgagtaTTATGCTTGTTTACCACAGTGGTTAGAATCACTACTTGATGAGAAGTTTTTTGTTCCATGTTACATTCATGAAGATGCAAGGAAGAACGAAAAGAATGTATTCTGTTTAGACTGTTGTACTAGTGTTTGTACTCATTGTTGTCCTTCTATTCATGATTCTCATCGGCTTTTACAAGTTAGAAGATATATTTACAAAGATGTTCTCAGACTTGATGATATTCAGAAGCTCATTGATTGTTCTCATGTTCAA AGTTATACAAGTAATGGTGCAAAGGTGATATTCATAAATCAAAGGCCACAGTCGAGACCATTTAGAGTTTCAGGGAATACGTGCAGCACCTGTTACAGAAGTCTGCAAGAGAGATATTTTTTCTGTTCTTTGTATTGCAAGGTTCAACATCTAGTAAAATTAGAAGGTGGGGTTTCAAGATATCTCTATGAAtgtgatttcttgccattgtcagaagaagaaggtaaagaagaagatgaatttgatTATGATAATGGTATGATGACTCCTGATTCTGTTCTTGAATCACCTCTGCTTTCTTCCCGTACCCATTCTGGTTCGAGTACTGCTAGTGCTAGTGGTGGTAATTTGGGAATCGATTGCAGAACCCTTTTAAGTACTGCAACAACTGATTTTGTGAGAAAGAAGAGGAGTAGCAAAACTGGTAATTCAAGCTCAAACAACAACCAATATCACTGTTCATCACCTGAAATTGCTGCTATGAATCGTCGGAAGGGCATTCCACAAAGGTCTCCTCTCTACTGA
- the LOC113284303 gene encoding BAG family molecular chaperone regulator 7-like encodes MTGGCRRKIEIYESSPSFFIKETSIFKPNPFSFPSFEDDEEFLGFNLKPDLCLFNSPPPQCLFTPFDFFDNVADLIQIEKTPFQSTYKRIRQRSAGGNDAYIKSLCDRVAALETGLDRVSKEKKMMKTKKKNNVKPPPPQQQDRKYSWTAEIKTDDKDGVDRKYKWSAEIKSGEDEDDVQKNYKWIAEIRGKGKEAASTRTYTYKASTLPSSAGHENVDKNKDKKKKEKNKDSSSGKSTVQIEEEPVDPRVVALKHAFERRGSVANNVKGKKKELSPQDAAMMIQINFRAYLIRRSQALRALRELALAKAKLKELRILFNNFSYRHRIVRDGEERQKFSEKIIILLLTVDAIEGADLMVRAARRSMVDELEAMLEVVDPQPPGKLGSMKRRRFDLPEGGFQKEIAEGVAEVVHMLNQEERNGGTFEVCL; translated from the exons atgaccggAGGCTGCAGAAGAAAAATCGAGATTTACGAATCATCACCATCATTCTTCATCAAGGAAACATCCATCTTCAAACCTAATCCATTCTCATTTCCGtcatttgaagatgatgaagaattccTAGGGTTTAATTTGAAGCCTGATCTATGTTTATTCAATTCACCACCACCGCAATGTCTCTTTACTCCTTTCGATTTCTTCGACAACGTTGCCGATCTTATCCAGATTGAGAAAACACCGTTCCAATCAACTTACAAGAGGATTCGACAACGATCAGCAGGAGGAAATGATGCTTACATCAAGAGTCTATGTGATCGTGTTGCTGCACTGGAAACTGGACTTGATCGAGTTTCgaaggagaagaagatgatgaagacgaagaagaagaacaacgtCAAACCACCACCACCGCAACAGCAAGATCGGAAGTATTCATGGACGGCTGAGATTAAAactgatgacaaagatggtgTTGATAGGAAGTATAAATGGTCAGCTGAGATCAAAAGtggtgaagatgaagatgatgtgcAGAAGAATTATAAATGGATTGCTGAGATTAGAGGAAAAGGGAAAGAAGCTGCGTCTACTAGAACTTATACATACAAGGCTTCAACGCTGCCGTCTTCTGCTGGTCATGAAAATGTGGATAagaacaaggataagaagaagaaggaaaagaacaAGGACTCATCTTCTGGGAAATCTACGGttcagattgaagaagaacctgTTGATCCAAGAGTGGTTGCTCTCAAACAT GCTTTTGAAAGGAGAGGCTCTGTTGCTAACAATGTGAAGGGAAAGAAGAAAGAGTTGTCACCACAAGATGCTGCAATGATGATTCAGATTAACTTTAGAGCTTATCTCATTCGGCGTTCTCAGGCTCTTAGGGCCTTGCGTGAGCTAGCTTTGGCCAAAGCTAAGTTGAAGGAGCTTAGGATATTGTTTAACAACTTTTCATACAGGCATCGTATTGTTCGTGATGGTGAAGAACGTCAGAAGTTCTCTGAGAAGATTATTATTCTTCTGCTCACTGTTGATGCAATTGAG GGAGCTGATCTTATGGTTCGAGCAGCAAGGAGATCAATGGTGGATGAACTGGAAGCAATGCTTGAAGTAGTGGACCCCCAGCCTCCAGGAAAATTGGGTTCAATGAAACGGAGAAGGTTTGATTTACCAGAAGGTGGGTTCCAAAAGGAGATTGCTGAGGGTGTGGCAGAGGTTGTACACATGCTCAACCAAGAAGAAAGGAATGGTGGAACCTTTGAAGTGTGCTTGTGA